Proteins from a genomic interval of Xylocopa sonorina isolate GNS202 chromosome 4, iyXylSono1_principal, whole genome shotgun sequence:
- the LOC143422842 gene encoding sorting nexin-25: MWSGILYIPIITAFFYWNNLLWCYVFGMLTISCFFLGCLIVMFINIALSPKHQTGATTIKTIAEMDAFHNLLMKGYVAKTTNTKRHARYPLVFTRMVDGALQNLLDLVFQDFVGLWLDELAFNSEQIIDNMKQDTWGAIQTLHDRLSKLDPTKLVVCNIVNKITFHFEKIRIAQTASSEGEDPVFILSAHLMSPTTELDYLRKVSELYILFLLPPCYSLAPMKYLLREVLACKILKPAIDLITNPDYINRKILSYIDQQQLAEAMHRKTYEYAESFEDFIRMIKSSTDLEVLKHIRYNIVTEIMQATTVQNVRRAQGLDPDSNALGKSDAIQARKLKRYISQLTYAKNTCECHMQSLGWNGYPVQASDVTDAAVVTEERILPLQYILNNVIGRRYLSQFLEQVASQDLIRYWAAVQELRSADKSNWHQLGAEIFYTYITSPTAEIRVDRTIRKKMESFLLGDIGPSVFYEVQDTVVKTLEEKYYPSFVVSEQYKNMQKALLNERTDDLAEDRHIGNDTLSENISLLVGEHSNYARSKLDQLQEKLNNKMQALQALKSSLKPESKVLNFLAKEVECLQSQKRQLEAHLTHTEMWAEHLSHWRAEVQSAEIPDNGESPQFVLVVHMAEDEDNKESICSGWVVLRKLQDFQDLHRKLRQLCPNVKNLDLPSQPLKFFGKSDKNTLDKAKAQIQKYLNFVLEDEKLNQSEALYTFLSPSSEHLKYASPSPKKSRFSLSTLFKTSNNSNEIRDKEDEEDYSLLLDDTDSGRSATDAYLLINKDAIAEPLYTLLGEIFDLRGVFRWLRRSLITFVQITYGRTINRQIRETIAWVFSEPMLHYYIQLFTKSWWPNGHLVSESNLRTDEEKLKTRGEARRQFLNNIPDVLTNLVGAQSAQRGAIKIFDSLQNVNLNKQLFYDIFEVVMYEVFPEFKRVQ; the protein is encoded by the exons ATGTGGTCCGGTATTCTTTATATACCAATTATAACTGCGTTCTTCTATTGGAATAATTTGTTATGGTGCTATGTATTTGGTATGCTAACTATATCTTGTTTCTTCCTGGGATGTTTAATCGTTATGTTTATAAATATTGCTCTCTCTCCGAAACATCAAACTGGAGCAACTACTATAAAAACAATAGCAGAGATGGATGCGTTTCATAATCTATTAATG AAAGGATATGTTGCTAAAACTACAAACACCAAAAGACATGCAAGATACCCATTGGTGTTTACTCGTATGGTGGATGGAGCTTTGCAAAATTTATTGGACTTAGTTTTCCAGGACTTTGTTGGCCTTTGGTTGGACGAATTAGCTTTCAATTCCGAGCAAATAATAGATAATATGAAGCAAGATACATGGGGTGCGATTCAGACTCTTCATGATCGTTTATCAAAACTGGACCCTACAAAATTAGTTGTTTGCAATATAGTAAATAAAATTACATTTCATTTTGAGAAAATTAGGATTGCTCAAACTGCTTC GTCAGAAGGTGAAGATCCAGTATTTATATTGTCGGCTCATCTAATGTCACCTACTACTGAATTAGACTACTTAAGGAAAGTTAGTGAACTGTACATTTTATTTTTGTTACCGCCTTGTTATTCACTGGCACCGATGAAATATTTATTAAGGGAAGTTCTTGCATGTAAAA tattgAAACCAGCAATAGACTTGATAACAAACCCAGATTACATAAATCGGAAAATATTATCATATATCGATCAACAACAGCTAGCAGAAGCAATGCATAGAAAAACATATGAATACGCCGAATCATTTGAGGATTTTATTCGTATGATTAAAAGTTCTACAGACTTGGAGGTATTAAAGcatatcagatataatattgtcaCTGAAATAATGCAAGCTACAACAGTGCAAAATGTTAGAAGAGCACAAGGTTTAGATCCAGATAGTAATGCACTTGGTAAATCTGATGCCATACAAGCCCGCAAGTTGAAAAGGTACATCAGTCAACTAACATATGCAAAAAACACATGTGAATGTCACATGCAATCATTAGGATGGAATGGATATCCTGTTCAG GCTAGCGATGTTACTGATGCAGCAGTAGTTACGGAAGAAAGAATTTTACCGTTGCAGTATATTTTAAACAACGTGATTGGCAGGCGTTACCTTTCACAATTTCTTGAACAAGTTGCTAGTCAAGATTTAATCAGGTATTGGGCAGCAGTTCAAGAATTACGTAGCGCAGATAAATCTAATTGGCATCAATTGGGAGCTGAAATTTTTTACACCTATATAACATCTCCCACTGCTGAGATAAGAGTTGATAGAACCATTCGGAAGAAAATGGAAAGCTTTTTGCTAGGTGATATAGGTCCTAGCGTGTTTTATGAAGTACAAGATACCGTTGTTAAGACTTTAGAAGAAAAGTATTATCCATCGTTTGTAGTTAGCGAACAGTACAAAAACATGCAAAAAGCTTTGCTCAACGAGAGAACAGATG ATCTAGCAGAGGATCGTCATATAGGAAATGATACATTATCAGAGAATATATCTTTACTTGTTGGAGAACATTCAAACTATGCCCGCAGCAAGTTGGACCAgttacaagaaaaattgaataaCAAAATGCAGGCTTTGCAAGCATTGAAATCTTCGTTGAAACCAGAGAGTAAAGTTTTAAATTTTTTAGCTAAAGAGGTTGAATGCTTGCAAAGTCAGAAAAGGCAGTTAGAAGCACATTTAACGCACACTGAAATGTGGGCAGAACATTTGAGCCATTGGAGAGCGGAAGTGCAAAGTGCGGAA aTACCAGATAATGGAGAGTCTCCACAATTTGTTCTGGTTGTCCATATGGCAGAGGATGAAGATAACAAAGAAAGCATATGCAGCGGTTGGGTTGTATTAAGGAAATTACAAGACTTTCAAGACCTTCATAGGAAACTTCGTCAGCTGTGTCCTAATGTGAAAAATTTAGATTTACCATCACAACCGTTAAAGTTCTTTGGAAAATCAGATAAAAATACTTTAGACAAAGCTAAGGCACAGAtacaaaagtatttaaat TTTGTTTTAGAAGATGAAAAATTGAATCAAAGCGAGGCATTATATACATTTCTTAGTCCAAGCTCGGAACATTTGAAATATGCTTCTCCTTCTCCTAAAAAGTCTCGCTTTTCTCTATCTACATTGTTTAAAAC ATCTAACAATAGCAACGAGATTCGTGataaagaagacgaagaagattaTTCACTACTACTAGATGATACTGATAGCGGACGATCAGCCACGGATGCGTATCTCCTCATTAATAAGGATGCTATCGCAGAACCTCTTTATACGCTTTTAGGAGAAATTTTCGATCTAAGAGGGGTATTTAGGTGGCTTCGGCGTTCCTTAATTACGTTCGTTCAAATTACTTATGGCCGTACTATCAACAG GCAAATTAGAGAAACTATTGCGTGGGTATTCTCAGAACCTATGCTTCATTATTACATACAATTATTTACCAAGTCCTGGTGGCCAAATGGTCATTTGGTATCGGAATCGAATCTTCGTACGGATGAAGAGAAATTGAAAACTCGAGGTGAAGCTCGGAGACAGTTTCTGAACAATATACCTGACGTATTAACTAATTTAGTCGGGGCGCAGAGTGCTCAACGTGGCGCAATTAAAATTTTCGATTCCTTGCAAAACGTCAATTTAAATAAGCAGTTATTTTAT GATATTTTTGAAGTTGTGATGTACGAAGTATTCCCAGAGTTTAAACGAGTACAATAA
- the Nle gene encoding notchless protein homolog 1, which translates to MSKRKFINENENEQKDESSLMETMENKRVLCRFKSDKGEILPGGLLDLPVDITVSKLQAICNALLQNEEPVPFVFYVNDSEIVDSLGNNIKESISISEDVVEIIYQPQAIFKVRAVTRCTGSLEGHKEAVISVAFSPDGTRLASGSGDTTVRFWDIYTQTPYYTCEGHKHWVLCISWSPCGTKLASACKNGTILLWDPKTGKQIGRAMLGHKMWVTCLCWEPFHSNPECQYLVSSSKDCDLKIWDTVRSQTVRTLSGHTKSVTCVKWGGRGLIYSASQDRTIKVWRAEDGILCRTLEGHAHWVNTLALNVDYVLRCGSFNPGKSQEKTGSPVDCAKKCYESVGEEILVSGSDDFTLYLWKPEREKKFIARMTGHQQLINDVKFSPDGRIIASASFDKSIKLWESNTGKYITSLRGHVQAVYSISWSADSRLLVSGSADSTLKVWSLKTKKLCQDLPGHADEIYAVDWSPDGLRVVSGGKDKVLRLWQN; encoded by the exons ATGAGTAAAAGAAAATTCATTAAtgaaaatgaaaacgaacagaagGATGAGAGTTCACTGATGGAAACGATGGAAAATAAACGAGTTTTGTGTCGTTTTAAATCGGATAAAGGTGAAATACTACCTGGTGGTTTACTGGACTTGCCTGTAGATATTACAGTTTCAAAATTACAAGCTATTTGTAATGCACTTCTGCAGAACGAAGAACCAGTACCTTTTGTTTTTTATGTAAACGATAGCGAGATCGTTGATAGCTTGGGAAATAATATCAAAGAAAGTATTAGCATTAGCGAGGATGTTGTGGAGATTATATATCAGCCACAAGCAATCTTTAAAGTTAGAGCCGTTACTCGATGTACCGGATCATTGGAAG GTCACAAGGAGGCTGTAATATCAGTTGCCTTTTCCCCGGATGGAACGCGTCTAGCTAGTGGTTCTGGAGATACAACGGTTCGATTTTGGGATATATATACACAGACTCCGTATTATACCTGCGAAGGGCATAAGCATTGGGTGTTATGCATATCATGGTCTCCATGCGGGACTAAACTCGCGTCTGCATGTAAAAATGGTACAATTTTATTGTGGGATCCAAAGACAGGAAAGCAGATAG GCAGAGCAATGTTAGGACATAAAATGTGGGTAACTTGTTTATGTTGGGAGCCGTTTCACAGTAATCCTGAATGCCAGTATTTAGttagctcttcaaaagattgcgaCTTGAAGATATGGGACACAGTACGTTCTCAAACCGTTCGTACCCTTTCTGGTCATACTAAATCCGTGACGTGCGTTAAATGGGGAGGAAGGGGTCTCATTTATTCTGCTTCTCAAGATAGGACTATTAAAGTGTGGAGAGCTGAGGAT GGGATCCTGTGTAGAACTTTAGAAGGTCACGCGCATTGGGTGAATACTCTAGCACTAAATGTAGATTACGTGCTTAGATGTGGATCGTTCAACCCTGGAAAGAGCCAAGAAAAGACTGGAAGTCCTGTGGACTGTGCAAAGAAATGTTACGAATCTGTAGGGGAAGAGATACTTGTTTCCGGTTCTGACGATTTTACATTGTACCTATGGAAGCCAGAAAGGGAAAAGAAATTCATTG cAAGAATGACGGGGCACCAACAACTAATCAACGATGTGAAGTTTTCACCCGATGGTCGTATAATTGCGTCTGCTTCATTTGATAAATCTATAAAATTATGGGAATCAAATACGGGAAAGTATATAACTTCGTTAAGAGGACATGTGCAAGCTGTGTACTCAATTTCGTGGAGCGCTGATTCTCGTCTACTTGTTAGTGGCAGTGCGGACTCTACCTTAAAGG TGTGGAGTTTAAAAACAAAAAAGCTTTGTCAAGATTTACCTGGCCATGCtgatgaaatttatgcagtggATTGGTCCCCAGATGGGTTGCGCGTCGTATCTGGAGGAAAAGATAAAGTTTTACGACTTTGGCAGAATTAA